One window of Magallana gigas chromosome 2, xbMagGiga1.1, whole genome shotgun sequence genomic DNA carries:
- the LOC136272780 gene encoding histone H1-delta-like yields MFSRTSAPAVNKSSESVRLHYFLVLVRSELYSVFVSSEAMADTATTTPVKKKVTKPKVPAAHPKYVDMIRAALESLKERGGSSRQAILKYIMANFKVGNDVNPINVHLKMALKNGVKKGALKQAKGTGATGSFKLGDKPKTEKKPKAKKVTKPKAAKPKKATAVKPRKAAGEKKTAEKKKKSPKKAAGPKKVKTPKKKTAAKSPKKAAAKPKKAKTPKKAAAAAKPKKAKTPKKTAAKK; encoded by the coding sequence ATGTTTTCGAGGACGTCCGCGCCCGCTGTAAACAAAAGCAGCGAGAGCGTGAGACTTCACTATTTCCTCGTATTAGTTCGCAGTGAATTGTACAGCGTTTTCGTTTCGTCCGAAGCCATGGCAGACACAGCAACCACAACCCCAGTCAAGAAGAAGGTTACTAAGCCTAAGGTACCTGCAGCACACCCCAAGTACGTTGACATGATCAGGGCCGCCTTGGAATCTCTGAAAGAGCGTGGTGGATCTTCCAGACAGGCCATTCTGAAGTACATAATGGCCAACTTTAAAGTGGGAAACGACGTCAACCCCATTAATGTCCACCTTAAAATGGCACTCAAGAACGGAGTGAAGAAAGGCGCTCTGAAACAAGCCAAAGGAACAGGCGCCACTGGCTCTTTCAAGTTAGGAGACAAGCCAAAGACAGAGAAAAAACCAAAGGCGAAGAAAGTCACCAAACCCAAGGCAGCCAAACCAAAGAAGGCCACAGCTGTTAAGCCTAGGAAGGCGGCAGGGGAGAAAAAGACTGctgagaagaagaagaagtccCCCAAGAAAGCAGCTGGACCTAAGAAAGTTAAGACACCCAAGAAGAAGACGGCAGCCAAATCCCCTAAGAAGGCAGCAGCCAAGCCAAAGAAGGCCAAGACTCCGAAAAAAGCAGCAGCAGCAGCCAAGCCAAAGAAAGCCAAGACTCCCAAGAAGACAGCAGCTAAAAAATAA
- the LOC136272785 gene encoding histone H2A, translating into MSGRGKGGKVKGKAKSRSSRAGLQFPVGRIHRLLRKGNYAERVGAGAPVYLAAVLEYLAAEVLELAGNAARDNKKTRIIPRHLQLAIRNDEELNKLLSGVTIAQGGVLPNIQAVLLPKKTQKPAAK; encoded by the coding sequence ATGTCAGGACGTGGTAAAGGAGGCAAAGTGAAGGGAAAGGCAAAGAGCCGATCTTCCCGTGCCGGACTACAGTTTCCCGTTGGTCGTATCCACCGTCTGCTGAGGAAGGGCAACTACGCCGAGAGAGTGGGAGCCGGTGCCCCAGTGTATCTGGCCGCTGTCCTTGAGTACTTGGCCGCTGAAGTGTTGGAGTTGGCAGGCAACGCAGCCCGTGACAACAAGAAAACCAGAATCATCCCCCGTCATCTGCAGCTTGCTATCCGCAACGACGAGGAGTTGAACAAACTTCTGTCCGGTGTGACCATCGCACAGGGTGGTGTTTTGCCCAACATCCAGGCCGTGCTCCTCCCCAAGAAGACCCAGAAGCCAGCCGCCAAGTAA
- the LOC105320432 gene encoding histone H2B-like: protein MPPKVGSKGSKKAATKAKAQRTGDKKRRRRRRESYAIYIYKVLKQVHPDTGVSSKAMSIMNSFVNDIFERIAAEASRLAHYNKRSTITSREIQTAVRLLLPGELAKHAVSEGTKAVTKYTSSK from the coding sequence ATGCCACCCAAAGTTGGATCTAAAGGTTCTAAGAAAGCTGCCACCAAGGCTAAGGCCCAGAGAACTGGGGACAAGAAGAGGCGCAGGAGGAGGAGGGAATCCTACGCTATCTACATCTACAAAGTCTTGAAACAGGTGCACCCTGACACTGGAGTTTCCAGCAAGGCCATGAGCATCATGAATTCTTTCGTCAATGACATCTTCGAGAGAATTGCCGCTGAGGCCTCCCGTCTGGCCCACTACAACAAACGCTCAACCATCACCAGCAGAGAAATCCAGACTGCAGTCCGCCTTCTCCTGCCAGGTGAATTGGCCAAGCATGCTGTCTCTGAAGGTACCAAAGCTGTCACCAAGTACACCAGCAGCAAGTAA
- the LOC136272786 gene encoding histone H4, translating to MSGRGKGGKGLGKGGAKRHRKVLRDNIQGITKPAIRRLARRGGVKRISGLIYEETRGVLKVFLENVIRDAVTYTEHAKRKTVTAMDVVYALKRQGRTLYGFGG from the coding sequence ATGTCTGGTCGTGGTAAAGGAGGAAAAGGACTTGGAAAGGGGGGCGCCAAGCGTCACAGGAAAGTTCTTCGAGACAACATCCAGGGTATCACCAAGCCTGCCATCCGTCGTCTTGCACGTAGAGGTGGAGTTAAACGTATCTCTGGACTCATCTACGAGGAAACCCGTGGTGTCTTGAAAGTCTTCCTCGAGAACGTCATCCGTGATGCAGTCACATACACAGAGCATGCCAAGAGAAAGACCGTCACAGCCATGGACGTTGTCTACGCTCTGAAGAGACAGGGACGTACCCTCTACGGATTCGGCGGTTAA
- the LOC136272789 gene encoding histone H3, with protein sequence MARTKQTARKSTGGKAPRKQLATKAARKSAPATGGVKKPHRYRPGTVALREIRRYQKSTELLIRKLPFQRLVREIAQDFKTDLRFQSSAVMALQEASEAYLVGLFEDTNLCAIHAKRVTIMPKDIQLARRIRGERA encoded by the coding sequence ATGGCACGTACCAAGCAGACCGCAAGAAAATCTACTGGAGGTAAAGCTCCACGTAAACAACTGGCCACCAAGGCAGCCCGTAAGAGCGCTCCAGCAACTGGTGGCGTCAAGAAACCCCACAGATACAGGCCAGGAACCGTCGCTCTTCGTGAGATCAGGAGATACCAGAAAAGCACAGAGCTGCTGATCAGGAAACTGCCATTCCAGCGTCTGGTCCGTGAGATTGCTCAGGACTTCAAGACCGACCTGCGTTTCCAGAGTTCAGCCGTCATGGCTCTCCAGGAAGCCAGCGAAGCCTACCTTGTCGGACTCTTTGAGGACACCAACTTGTGCGCTATCCACGCCAAGAGAGTCACCATCATGCCCAAAGATATCCAGCTTGCCAGACGTATCCGTGGCGAGAGAGCTTAG
- the LOC136272788 gene encoding histone H1-delta-like produces the protein MFSRTSAPAVNKSSESVRLHYFLVLVRSELYSVFVSSEAMADTATTTPVKKKVTKPKVPAAHPKYVDMIRAALESLKERGGSSRQAILKYIMANFKVGNDVNPINVHLKMALKNGVKKGALKQAKGTGATGSFKLGDKPKTEKKPKAKKVTKPKAAKPKKATAVKPRKAAREKKTAEKKKKSPKKAAGPKKVKTPKKKTAAKSPKKAAAKPKKAKTPKKAAAAAKPKKAKTPKKTAAKK, from the coding sequence ATGTTTTCGAGGACGTCCGCGCCCGCTGTAAACAAAAGCAGCGAGAGCGTGAGACTTCACTATTTCCTCGTATTAGTTCGCAGTGAATTGTACAGCGTTTTCGTTTCGTCCGAAGCCATGGCAGACACAGCAACCACAACCCCAGTCAAGAAGAAGGTTACTAAGCCTAAGGTACCTGCAGCACACCCCAAGTACGTTGACATGATCAGGGCCGCCTTGGAATCTCTGAAAGAGCGTGGTGGATCTTCCAGACAGGCCATTCTGAAGTACATAATGGCCAACTTTAAAGTGGGAAACGACGTCAACCCCATTAATGTCCACCTTAAAATGGCACTCAAGAACGGAGTGAAGAAAGGCGCTCTGAAACAAGCCAAAGGAACAGGCGCCACTGGCTCTTTCAAGTTAGGAGACAAGCCAAAGACAGAGAAAAAACCAAAGGCGAAGAAAGTCACCAAACCCAAGGCAGCCAAACCAAAGAAGGCCACAGCTGTTAAGCCTAGGAAGGCGGCAAGGGAGAAAAAGACTGctgagaagaagaagaagtccCCCAAGAAAGCAGCTGGACCTAAGAAAGTTAAGACACCCAAGAAGAAGACGGCAGCCAAATCCCCTAAGAAGGCAGCAGCCAAGCCAAAGAAGGCCAAGACTCCGAAAAAAGCAGCAGCAGCAGCCAAGCCAAAGAAAGCCAAGACTCCCAAGAAGACAGCAGCTAAAAAATAA